The Labeo rohita strain BAU-BD-2019 unplaced genomic scaffold, IGBB_LRoh.1.0 scaffold_75, whole genome shotgun sequence genome contains the following window.
aaaaaatgtttagtttcGAAATAAAATAGTTTCGAAATAAATCTTACACCATAAATGCCAGAGTTTACATAACAACCGTTCATTAATCAAaatctcaataaataaataaatttattaattaaattaatgtggCATGgaccaaaccaaaaaaataaaataaaataaatatataaaatagtttattttcattggAATAATACATGCATCAACCATTCATTAAAAActcaataattaaattaaattaaattaaattaaattaaattaaattaaattaaattaaattaaattaaattaaattaaactaaactaaattaaattaaattaaattaaattaaattaaattaaattaaattaaattaaaatgaatgtggcATGCACcagaccaaaaaacaaaaaataaaataacattaatgaaaataaaatagtttattttcattggAATAATATATGCATCAACCATTCATTAATCAAAAActcaataattaaattaaattaaattaaattaaattaaattaaattaaattaaattaaatcatggACCAGaccaaaaaataaactaaaataataaaataaattaataataattaataataacaataataaactaaaatattttttcagaattacttatatttaacaaaatatctattttttccTTCTAGTAAAccaaataaatgttcaatatacaCCAAAAAAGATCAATAGACAATAGATTTTcagtattataaaaatgtaagcaaAAATATAAGTATCACACTTTTACTTAGATACCTAATTAGTCAtattactcatttaaaaaaggGATAACAAGCacttatattttgcatttttcctCTTTTGTGAGTAGCTTTAGgtaaaacagttttgttcattattaaaaatataaacttgaatatgtacacacactattttataaatatatatgagatataaaacaaataaaatagcaaacatTGAATCCCCAGTCCAGTAGGAGGTgctaaaagcacaaaaaaaaaaaaaaaaaaatcatatgacGTGTAACCGGAAGTGACCGAGAATCAgggaaaaacaataacaacgtCACGTGTTCGCAGCGCAGAGTCGGTGAGTCGTTCTCAACttttaacaatattatatttaaacccACTGCAGGAGTGTCACGTtaacaacacacacatacacatgcataTAGAAATACAGAATAAACTACATGTGTTGCTCTGTTATTTAAAGCATGTGTTGATGATTGGTGGAGTTTTAGGGGATTTTCCACTGACACTGGACGCTTTCGCTTTCAGCTGTAGAGATGGAGGAGAAACACATGCAGTCAGTGCTGATCTCTCTGCTCAGGAAAGACAATGTATGTCTGTGGATGGAGCCCTTCAGTTCTGACCATCACAAGATCCAGGTGAGTCAATCAAGCAGCACCTACAGGAGATAAAATCCATTCATTCAGCAATTATAACATGATTATTTGACTTCATGTGTTCAGGAACTGGCTCACAAATATGTTGCAGCCACTGAGTTTACATTGGAGGAGGTGATTTCAACTCTGGAGAGCATCAGAGCAGACACCAGCAGGAAAGATGAAGGAAACAAGCAGTTTAAAGAGACAGCGGTGGCTTCACTGCAGCTGCACCTGCCCAAAACAGCAGAGGTGCTGATGCATTCAGTGTCACTGTTACTTTACACGGACTGATTCATGATTGAACTCATCATTTGTtgctgttgtatttttttgtttagtctcAGAAAAGGAAAGTTCATTTACAAACCAAACTGGACATCACCGTGCAAGAGCTGAAGAAACGGTAAGTTTCTTTGAAAGAACGAAATTGAAAGTTGCACATACACACCTGAATCTGGAGCTGGAGAAAATCAGATTCTCTTTTGAAAAGAAAGTAGAGGAATTTAATCAGATCTGGCAACCTTTAATAGTTACTTTAATGATTTCAGTGCTGCCAGGCctaaagtaaaagtaaattattaagCCAAGAAAAGGAAGAAATTTGTAAGCTGAGGTATGTGTTTAACCCCAATCCCccttttattaacatttttttttttatttcattttattattataattatttatttgattaataatctatctatctatctatttatttttttttttttttttttttttacaagataCACAGGATATATAATTCATAACCCTTGATCTCAGATGTTACCAATCAGTGATGATGGTcaatgttcaaaaatgattgAGCGTGCAGTTTTTGGAATGCACAGTGTTTAGTGTTTAACAAAAATccaataaataaagtaaaaaaaaaaataaattaattgcagcatttttctcacaattctaatatatcacaaaattctgactttttttttttgcagttctaAAAAGTCATAATATAATTTTGAGCTCAGAATGGTGAGAGAAATTTGCAGTTTTaagaagaaaagtctgaatttctGAGATATTCACTgtcgtttaaaagtttgagatcaataaaatttgtaaaaaaaaaaaaaaaaaaatgtaattctcatcaaggctgaatttatttgatcaaaaaaacagaaaaaaaaccagtaatattgtaaaatattattagagtttaaaaaataaaggttttctgttttaatatattttaaactgtgatttatttctgtgatgcgcagctgaattttcagcatcattactccagtcttcagtgtcacatgatccttcagaaatcattctaatattctgatttattactcttttattatcaatgttggaaacagttgtgctgcttagttTTTCTTTAGAACCTTGATATTTTTTAGAACCTTTTTTGATTcttgtttcaggattctttgatgaataaaaagttaaaaagaacagcatttgttcaaaataaatgttttctaacaatgtaaatctttgctatcactttttttcaattcagtacatttttgctaaatataagtgtaatttttttttttcaaaaaaagaattttaagaCAAATTTAATGACCTGAAAattggtagtttatattgttacaaataatttacattttaaataaatgcattctttagaaaacagttattttacattgaaacgGGTTGCAACaaaattacagtgttttttctgcatttttgatcaaataaatgcagccttgatgagcatgaaAAACTTACTTAtcctaaaaatcttactgatcctaaacttttgaatggcagtgttaACTGggaattttgtgtttaaaaaaaaagtgtcagaatttttgtaattttttataatatttacgttttaaaattgtttacttttttattccatggcaaaAACAAGCTTCATACAAGCTGATATGTTTTACTCatgttaatctttttttttttacagtcctTGTGacagtataaattaaaaatactcaaGAAAAAGGATCAGTGAATTCTGGATTAAAACACTTcaattttttcttagaaaaataCTGTCTCCAGGTAAATGGCTggtgattgatttatttatttaaatattatttttagttcttTGTGTTTGATTCTCAACTATTTAACATACATTAAAAGGATCATAAATAatacacataaattaaaaaaaacttcaatcTGGTTTTGATGGGAAAAATACTGTCTCCAGGTAAACTGCTGATGattatatttgaacatttattcaATGTTTCATTAATTACTGCATGTTGTAACATGATCCGTGTTTGTTTTAGGGAAGAGGCTTGATGAACAGAACGTGAAGAACAACAGTAAGATCATGGTGCTGGTCTTGTCCTCGGAGCAAGTGAAGAATGAGTTGCGGGAGGAAGAGGAGAAGAAGCGGCAGCAGGATGAAGGATTGCAGAGAACGCATAAGGGTTTCCAGATCCTGTCGGAGAGAGGTGAGCCTTCAATAAGGCCTATTACAATCCTTCCGTTCtacaaaacttacaaaaaacGTATTAATTCCATTTCTGTATCCATCAGACGGCAGCGAAGATCCGACCACCACCCCGTTCCTAGAGATCGCCGATCAGAAAGGAAATCCACTGCAGATCCCTGACAGCGAGAGGAAGGTGATTCCCATCATCTTAATACCATTGTGATCAGTAAATGTCCTGAGTTCTTTATACATCATTAATTTGTGTATGCATTGTATCAATGTCTGTTCTGTGTAATGGATCAGGCTCTGATCCTGGCGATGGGTTTGCATGAGAAAGGCCGAGCTCTGATGAAGAAGAGGAACCACAGCGCTGCTCTGTCTCATCTGGTGCAGGCCGACGAACAGTTCAAGTACGACTTTACCAAACACACTTTACCATGAGAAAACATGCGGAATAAAAGAATCAAACATCAGAATCAATCATGACTGTCTTTGCAGTGTGTAAATGGCTGTATATTTGCAAAAAGACAAAGTGCAATCATATTGCAATCAATAAGAATATGACTCATTTAAATCTTTTAGAATGCAAAGCCTTTGATTCTTGTTGAAATTGACTCATTTAAATGACTCATTTAAATGATGGAACTTGACATCTTTGATTCTTGTAGATTATGACAAATTTGATTCTTACAGAATACAGTTTATTTGATTCTTAAAATATGACTCATTTGATTCATACAGAATATGACTTTAAATCTTATAGAATACAAATCCTTTGATTCTTATGGAATACAACTCATTGATTCCTTGTACATTTGATTCCTAGAATATGATTTGATTCTTATACAGTACATCTCTTTTAAatcttataaattattataaatctaattttaactattttaaatctTACAGAGTTTGATTCATACAGAATATGACCAAATCTTATAGAATACAACTTTGATTCTTATAACATTTGATTTTTagaatgattcatttgatttgtatACAATAAGACTTTAAGTCTTATAGAATATGATTCGTTTGATTCTTATAATACTACATCTTTGATTTTTAGAGTAtgatttgtttgatttttgtaCAATATGATTCAGTTGATTCTTTAGAATATGACTCATTTGATTCTTCCAAAATATGACTCATTTAAATCTTACAGTGTATCTTGGATTTTTGTAGAATATGACATTTGATTCTTACAGAATACAACTTGTTTGATTCTTAGAATATGACTCATTTGATTCATACAGAATATGACTGATTTAAATCGTATAGaatacaatatttttgattCTTATGGAACACAACTCATTGATTCCAAGAACATTTGATTCTTAGAAtatgattcatttgattctttTAAGACTTCAGGGGTGTTAATGGAGTGCTGTGCTCTAATCATTATCTTGAATGCATCtcttaatgtttattaatgtgtgTGTCCTGCAGTAAGTGTAACTCGGCGCTGCTGAACACGGTGGATAACTATGCGGTTCTGCAGCTGGATGTGGTTTGGTGTTACCAGGCTCTGCAGCAGCTCGACTGTCTGAACGACGCCAGACAACGTCTGGAACGAGCCGAGGAGTGTTTCAAGAGATGCTACGGAGAACAGCAGAGCCGTCTGCAGCAGATCAAGGTCTGACGAACACCACGAGCATCTGAACACTGACATTCACTtcacacatgcatgtgtttaCAATGTACTTCATGTGTTTTTGGCTCTCAGGGTCACACTGGAGGAGAGGATGTGCTGTTTCTGAGGCTCTATCTTCTTCAGAGTCTGCTGGCCTACTTCGATGGCAACAAGAACCAAGCCTTGAACAAGTTCAAAATCGTAAATGAtgtctaattttaattattcggtttttattgttgtgtttatttgcCTTTAGACTACCAAATCACATGTTTCAAGAGCATTAGTGCTTGTACTGCAGATTGTGATTCAGCCCAGTCATTTCAATCTTTTGATTgttcagtgattcatttggagactctttctgtttcttttacATCTTTACAGCAGTAGATGGAAACCAGTGAGAGTCTGTTTGAAAATTGAATCTTTAAATCATTTGCTCAACACATTTGTTCATGAAATCAAATACTTCAAATGCAAATTCACATTAAtgctaataattttaaaaatctaattaaaatggatataaagtaataaacaaattagaaaataattatattattatatatatatttaataaagacaaatttaaaaagctgttaatgaaaccttaattttttttgcattgcaattttttcataaaaattgaatatatttcattGTCCATATAGGAATCATAAAGGCGTAGTAGTAaaaatggtttcattctaaataacaacttacaaaaaaactaaataattttaaaaatacagtaaataaacaatagatgtaaaatagaaatacatttttacatttccaatttttaaattccagtaaaaaaaaaaaatagacatataaaatgtaaaacatatatttttcataagTGAGCTATTcttaaattaactaaataaacacatttaaatattcagtaaatatataaatacattttaaaatcaaataaataaaaaaagatttatgtttttcataaagaaaattaaggcatttttagaacttttttttttacattgcaacattttgttatcatttcatatttatataatataacttGTTTGATTCTTATAGAATGCCTTATTTAATACTTATATAATACAACTCTTTAAATCTTGATTTATTTGATTCTTTAAGCATTTGACTCATTTGATGCTTATACAATATGATGGTTTGATTCTTATAGCATTTGACTCATTTGATGCTTATACAGTATGATGGTTTGATTCTTATAGCATTTGACTCATTTGATTCTTTAAGCATTTGACTCATTTGATGCTTATACAGTATGATGGTTTGATTCTTATGGAATTTGACTCATTTGATTCTTTAAGGATTTGACTCATTTGATGCTTATACAGTATGATGGTTTGATTCTTATAGCATTTGActcatttgattatttaagcATTTGACTCATTTGATGCTTATACAATATTATGGTTTGATTCTTATAGCATTTGACTCATTTGATTCTTTAAGCATTTGACTCATTTGATGCTTATACAATATGATGGTTTGATTCTTATAGCATTTGACTCATTTGATTCTTTAAGCATTTGACTCATTTAATGCTTATACAATATGATGGTTTGATTCTTATAGCATTTGACTCATTTGATTCTTTAAGCATTTGACTTATTTGATGCTTATAGAAAATGATGGTTTGATTCTTCTAGATATGACTCGTTTGATTCTTTAGCATTTGACTCATTTGATGCTTATAGAAAATGATGGTTTGATTCTTTAGATATGACTCGTTTGAGTCTTGTAGAATCTGACTCTTGTGTTGTTTGTGTTGGTCAGGTGGAGGATCTGTACGGTCAGCTGTGTCTGGACCCTGAGAAGATGGGCCTGCTGATGACTCTGGGTTTCTCGG
Protein-coding sequences here:
- the nub1 gene encoding NEDD8 ultimate buster 1 is translated as MEEKHMQSVLISLLRKDNVCLWMEPFSSDHHKIQELAHKYVAATEFTLEEVISTLESIRADTSRKDEGNKQFKETAVASLQLHLPKTAEVLMHSKRKVHLQTKLDITVQELKKRISEFWIKTLQFFLRKILSPGKRLDEQNVKNNSKIMVLVLSSEQVKNELREEEEKKRQQDEGLQRTHKGFQILSERDGSEDPTTTPFLEIADQKGNPLQIPDSERKALILAMGLHEKGRALMKKRNHSAALSHLVQADEQFNKCNSALLNTVDNYAVLQLDVVWCYQALQQLDCLNDARQRLERAEECFKRCYGEQQSRLQQIKGHTGGEDVLFLRLYLLQSLLAYFDGNKNQALNKFKIVEDLYGQLCLDPEKMGLLMTLGFSEQDARLGLRACRGDVVAAERLISQRKKEKKELKEQEREKRRRRLQDINTLVELGFSKRDAAKALHQTRGDVDKAYGVLLDGAEAQHSNRQKKLDELLEMGFQVDMADSALRIMGDDVVQATQMLLDNQGVVPPDLLSPSPPSSSSEEPSTSSDSTASGSSRLDEDLVSEVLEDIPRHEEDYLDVTLDEEKELMVQIRSYLEKQSSSSG